In Antarcticibacterium arcticum, the genomic stretch TTTTTCACTCCTTACTATAATTTTAATCTTTCTATTTAATTCCTGTTATTCTCCGGAAAGAGATTGCAGCCGCTTTAAAACCGGGACCTTTGAATTCGAGACCTATTTAAACGGAGAAATGGTAAAATCTACCTTTGTAAGAACAGATTCTATTGAAATTGATCGCTTTCAGGATAAAACAGACACTTCCAGTGTTCGCTGGATCAATGATTGTGAATATATAGTAAAGAATTTAAAGCCCAAAAATCGCGCAGAGCAACAGCCTTTACACATTAAGATACTTACCACAGATAAAAATTCCTATACCTTTGAATACGGCCTGGTTGGGGAATCTAATAAACAAAGGGGGACTGTGCGAAAAGTTGAATGATCAGGCTTTATTACCGCCTTTTCTAAGGATCTCATTCTGTTCCTCGAGAAGATCATTTAAACTGGCTAAAAGCTCTATGTTCTTTGGGGTTTCAACCGTTTTGTTCTTGGGATCTTCTGCTTTTTTTCTGAATCTGTTCATGAGCCGCACAACCATAAAGATGGTAAAGCCTATGATCACAAAATCTAAAAGCGCTTCTATCAACGCGCCGTAACCAATTGCAACTTCTTCGAC encodes the following:
- a CDS encoding DNA topoisomerase IV; translation: MNRIFSLLTIILIFLFNSCYSPERDCSRFKTGTFEFETYLNGEMVKSTFVRTDSIEIDRFQDKTDTSSVRWINDCEYIVKNLKPKNRAEQQPLHIKILTTDKNSYTFEYGLVGESNKQRGTVRKVE
- the mscL gene encoding large-conductance mechanosensitive channel protein MscL; translated protein: MRLLKEFKEFAVKGNMIDMAVGIIIGTSFNKVIDVLVKQVVLPPLSMMTDGINFANRKIVLREGFPMGTQGEGVEEVAIGYGALIEALLDFVIIGFTIFMVVRLMNRFRKKAEDPKNKTVETPKNIELLASLNDLLEEQNEILRKGGNKA